TCAGGAGGCATAGTaccctggatccatgaaataactgccTGACTCTAAggaaatttaacatagggatGTGTACTTGCCACATATTTTAAGGACATTTTGTAATACTCCTCAATTGGTGTCTTTAAGATGGTCCAAGAAGGCATGAAGCTCAGTTAAAGACAATTTTATTCCTCTTTAGCATGGATTCATAAACCACCACCGAGTTGTACAGTCAGTTCTTAGCACATTTGCTTTGTGTGTCCTTTTTGGTCTGGAATGCAGAGTTGAGACCAACACTGGCTGTTCAGAATATACATTAGTAAGAAGCAACGTGCCGAGTTAACCTTTTAGCTAGCATTCAGTTTGAATACATGCTCTGTGGGTTTAGAGAATATCACGGCAATTGTTAAGAGCAGAAAGCAAAGCCCACATTTAACCAAAAGCCTAATTTGATATTAGCTTAGAGAAGCAACATGTGCTTTGTGTGATATTGACATTGGTTAGCTTTAGGATATTTAGTGCCAGTCAGCATTTTATAATCcaccaaacacagaaaacataataGCACTGGTGAATGCCAAAAAGTATTTAAGTCCCAAGTAGACAGCTTTTAATTTGGTGTAACATTTATTCCTGCTATAGTTGGTGCCGGTTTAAGGTTGCACTAAAATGTAGCTTGGGACCAAGTCGAATACTTAAAAAGTCAAGAGCTCATGTCATGTGCACCAGCTACATTTAGACAAACCTTAAACACTGGTTTAGATTAACACTTCCTTCCAGGAATAGAAAGtcactgccatctagtggaggCCACAGCAACATCAAGGAAAAGACATTTATTgaatataaacatacaaaagCACCGAAATACAGCATTGTCAATATGACAAATTAATCatcaaaagagacttcagatggaGGGGCCAGCTGAACACCCTATTAACACAAAAAGTCAATTTAGTGCATAACtcagttttgttaattttgaaaaGCCTCAATTCATCTTACCATGTTCACAGCGTCACAGACGACAATACCCTCCTCAACGTCAAAGTCGCTTTCCGTGTCGTTGTGTGAGCAGTACTCTTCACTCTCAGTGTCTACAGTAGTGGGCTGAGAGATGGTCAGCATTAAGATAACGACATACATTCATCATGTGCTTTAAATGCATTATTGCAGGCAGTCTCAAAGTGTACACATTCCCACTAAAAACTGAACAAGTGTACTGAGGCACACTATTAAGATAATGTTCTGCACTTTTGATATACCTTCCATTTCCACGCCGACACCACGGAAGAACAAGAGGTTGACCATTATACGACAGGTGAAACTGAGGAAAACACCATAGACATTTTGAGATTTGCTGCCTGGACACGAGCACTAACCTCATAGTCAGGATCCTGCTCTGGACTGTCGTCATCAGCCAGCTCCTGACTGAGGGCCTCCACCCAGGTCTgactctcttcttcctcctcctcgtccaaCTCATCCTGCTTTCTCTTGCTGCCCTTTCCACAAGGTTTAGTAGGAGAGACTCGGATCTCTGTTGGTAacaatttatataaaataaaaaataaaaaaaaaaaaagtaaaagttgaaTACTTCTACTGCAAAACAATGCACAGTAAGACATTGGGAGTAGGCCCACCTGAAGTGGAGCATTGCTCAGCCTTCATGTAGAATAAGTGGTAGGTTGCCTCTTGCAACTAAAATAATCTGCTTTACCTAGACTACTAAGTAGGCATGATGCATTTTCAAATACCTTCAGTCACTTACTCTATGGTCAAAACACATTGG
This sequence is a window from Etheostoma cragini isolate CJK2018 chromosome 9, CSU_Ecrag_1.0, whole genome shotgun sequence. Protein-coding genes within it:
- the org gene encoding oogenesis-related isoform X3, with the translated sequence MACEICREIELEQAENTEVRTYRGFWWLLGFRQPLEITVVSPAVCSPAVSSPVRHSLAGRKRLHRLTRLLLSILPRWVQSAMGYPVSSSIGRSLSPGIVAKIRVSPTKPCGKGSKRKQDELDEEEEEESQTWVEALSQELADDDSPEQDPDYEPTTVDTESEEYCSHNDTESDFDVEEGIVVCDAVNMGVQLAPPSEVSFDD